From Watersipora subatra chromosome 2, tzWatSuba1.1, whole genome shotgun sequence, one genomic window encodes:
- the LOC137388924 gene encoding trafficking protein particle complex subunit 12-like isoform X2 has translation MTSLGVNKDMESTTDALEQDALDTEVIDVTFMDEPALDQTSGIERKPLTGDTLASSIKNYTNSENPNSADNATHAAVEGSHSADMAEMGQEPQSNVGSVEADALNDDRPEAPAVAGSAVSTSEAPAVAGTDVITSEAPAVASSGVSTSEVPAEAGSDVSTSEAPAIASTDVSTSDAPAIAGGGVSTSEVHAVAGTDVSSSKAPLESDINISSKAPMLTKTSEFVALSMTDSPGQSKVEAAAPNISSYFNKTPDDNPFNIIGSTEKVVEKQPDTNAEGMKVRLPAAEEIFRLQEEDGERLYSPPITKEEMENEDLSAIQNLSVDTSKSSPQEINRMYDAWIPSESTKHFLKQSIAVGGTLHLAADKLLRPRLAMADTQADPVYLETFKLRGERETQKRKHILDLSHVDHTVDGLHKLIVAECWRSALDLTAIILTNMGQGLQPLSASVEYVITPESMKVWAVRIALLTKLRFYSIAEAECQQFGHMDNPQLHFEFYSKMYPGRTGSMVPFSLRLLYACLPQFLGRHNESLDRLFHVRGQVSKILHNLKNGYSEDGGATVLSSASSAASMALWHQRELRVVYSLAACLTDMKDFRLAISIYKDILVRDPENVHFTYSAMARLCLQMGALKTAESYFVLSVNSCKDASLRKQLIELHRQRTTQLCVCYTADSSRQVSSYLRS, from the exons ATGACTAGCCT TGGAGTCAACAAAGATATGGAGAGTACGACAGACGCTCTAGAGCAGGATGCGCTTGATACTGAAGTCATAGATGTCACCTTTATGGATGAGCCTGCTCTTGATCAGACCTCAG GTATTGAACGCAAGCCTCTGACAGGTGACACATTAGCATCTTCGATCAAAAATTATACCAATTCTGAAAATCCGAACTCTGCTGACAATGCGACACATGCAGCGGTTGAGGGATCACACAGCGCTGACATGGCTGAAATGGGTCAGGAGCCTCAGTCAAATGTTGGCTCAGTAGAAGCTGATGCTTTGAATGATGATAGGCCAGAAGCACCTGCGGTAGCTGGCAGCGCTGTCAGTACTTCAGAAGCACCTGCTGTAGCTGGCACTGATGTCATTACTTCAGAAGCACCTGCGGTAGCTAGCAGTGGTGTCAGTACTTCGGAAGTACCTGCGGAAGCTGGCAGCGATGTCAGTACTTCAGAAGCACCTGCGATAGCTAGCACTGATGTCAGTACTTCAGACGCACCTGCGATAGCTGGCGGCGGTGTCAGTACTTCAGAAGTACATGCTGTAGCTGGCACTGATGTTAGCTCTTCAAAAGCACCTTTGGAATCAGACATTAATATTAGTTCGAAAGCACCAATGCTAACAAAGACATCAGAGTTTGTTGCCCTCAGCATGACTGACAGCCCAGGTCAGTCTAAGGTGGAGGCTGCAGCACCGAATATATCAAGTTATTTTAACAAGACACCTGATGACAATCCATTTAATATCATCGGCAGCACAGAGAAAGTTGTGGAGAAACAGCCAG ACACAAACGCTGAAGGCATGAAAGTTAGGTTGCCTGCAGCAGAAGAAATATTCAGACTACAGGAAGAAGATGGAGAGCGCTTATACTCGCCTCCTATAACTAAGGAAGAGATGGAAAATGAAGACCTTTCTGCAATACAGAATCTTTCAG TGGACACTAGCAAGTCAAGTCCACAAGAGATAAACAGGATGTATGATGCCTGGATTCCTAGCGAGTCAACGAAACACTTCCTTAAGCAATCCATAGCAGTCGGTGGAACCTTGCACTTGGCTGCCGATAAACTGCTGAGGCCCAGGCTAGCAATGGCTGACACGCAG GCAGATCCGGTTTACTTGGAAACATTCAAGTTAAGGGGGGAGCGTGAGACGCAAAAAAGGAAACATATTCTAGACCTGAGTCATGTCGATCACACAGTGGATGGTCTCCATAAGCTTATA GTGGCTGAGTGTTGGAGGTCCGCCTTGGATCTGACAGCCATAATTTTGACCAACATGGGGCAGGGTCTGCAGCCTCTTTCAGCTTCTGTTGAGTATGTGATAACGCCTGAGTCTATGAAG GTTTGGGCCGTGCGAATAGCCCTCCTTACCAAACTGAGATTTTACAGCATTGCTGAGGCAGAATGCCAGCAGTTTGGACACATGGACAACCCTCAGCTACATTTTGAGTTTTATTCTAAAATGTACCCTGGAAGAACAG GAAGTATGGTGCCATTTAGTCTCCGCCTTCTTTACGCTTGCCTACCCCAGTTCCTTGGTCGCCACAATGAGTCTCTTGACAGACTCTTTCATGTCAGAGGACAAGTTAGCAAAATTCTACACAACTTGAAGAATGGTTACAGTGAGGATGGCGGAGCCACCGTCCTCTCATCTGCCAGCTCTGCAG CTTCGATGGCCCTCTGGCACCAGAGAGAACTGCGGGTGGTCTACAGTCTTGCCGCTTGCCTCACTGATATGAAGGACTTCAGGTTAGCTATCAGCATCTATAAGGACATACTCGTCAGAGACCCTGAGAATGTACATTTCACCTATAGTGCGATGGCTAGATTATGCTTGCAG ATGGGAGCTTTGAAAACAGCTGAGTCATACTTTGTGTTGTCCGTTAACTCCTGCAAGGATGCATCTTTGAGAAAACAATTGATTGAACTACACAG